The Clostridiaceae bacterium HFYG-1003 genome includes a window with the following:
- a CDS encoding DUF859 domain-containing protein, with protein MALSGQTIKKYSPSEAFWVWVEWTAVQNVANNRTTITAITYGGSNSYGYYSGSNKWGYTTIDGITTSVKYTDPWAAGTAKKELHRQTRTVNHNDEGLKTVTISGKWTAGSDPEGSFFSLLSSGSFELDPIPRASQPTTNYTGQSLGYPVQINTNRASTTFSHKLKYSIGTLSGTIADGVGDTYTWTLPVGLAAAITTSRSGVLKIICETYSGTTLVGTKEITITATVPDNETFRPDPSILSITEGTTGLTGFTAYIQGKSKLVISSAGTGKHGATITQYLVEIDGSSYYGQSITSPVIIKSGTIPIKLTVTDSRGYSDSVTQNVTVEPYQPPKIASFSAGRAPTDQGTDLSAAVDFAVSPVANQNTKRYLIRYRPAGGSWTVLIDSSDYYARATTHTAAGVLNPDLSYEVELTVVDAFASAVKTELVPSAFELLNFHAGGRAMAIGKVSEIPDALEIALPIYIGGIQSYMVTDSGSNASGSYIKLGDGTMICWGAVDYNIPDMTQIGGVWGHTSTAMAAVTFPVAFVTSPVINLSTNIGESLNCALRDFTLASFTWRLYTTVPMTAGQTKKLYYQAIGRWKL; from the coding sequence ATGGCGCTTTCAGGTCAGACAATAAAAAAGTACTCCCCGTCAGAGGCCTTCTGGGTCTGGGTTGAATGGACTGCCGTCCAGAATGTCGCGAACAACCGGACCACCATCACTGCCATAACCTACGGCGGATCTAACTCCTACGGCTACTACAGCGGATCCAACAAATGGGGATACACGACCATTGACGGGATCACAACTTCAGTTAAATACACAGACCCCTGGGCGGCGGGAACCGCTAAAAAAGAGCTGCATCGACAGACCAGAACGGTCAACCATAACGATGAGGGTCTAAAGACTGTCACCATCTCCGGTAAGTGGACAGCGGGATCCGATCCCGAGGGAAGCTTTTTCAGCCTTCTTTCCTCCGGCTCATTTGAACTGGATCCGATCCCCCGGGCCAGTCAGCCGACAACTAACTACACTGGGCAGTCTTTGGGCTATCCAGTCCAGATCAACACCAACCGGGCCAGCACAACGTTCTCGCACAAGCTCAAGTATTCGATCGGAACACTCTCCGGAACTATTGCTGATGGAGTAGGAGACACTTACACCTGGACACTGCCGGTAGGTCTGGCAGCTGCCATTACCACATCCAGGTCCGGCGTGCTCAAGATCATCTGTGAGACGTACTCCGGCACAACACTGGTCGGGACCAAAGAGATCACTATCACGGCCACCGTGCCCGATAACGAAACATTCCGGCCGGATCCTTCCATCTTGTCCATCACAGAGGGCACAACAGGCCTCACAGGCTTCACGGCATACATCCAGGGCAAAAGTAAGCTGGTTATTTCATCAGCTGGTACAGGCAAGCATGGGGCGACCATCACGCAGTACCTGGTGGAGATCGACGGATCCAGCTACTACGGACAGTCTATCACCTCGCCGGTCATTATTAAGTCCGGCACGATCCCGATCAAGCTGACAGTGACAGACAGCCGCGGATACTCTGACAGCGTCACGCAAAACGTCACGGTGGAGCCTTACCAGCCGCCAAAGATCGCTAGTTTCTCGGCCGGTCGAGCTCCGACCGATCAGGGAACGGATCTTTCGGCAGCAGTTGATTTTGCGGTGTCTCCGGTAGCCAATCAGAACACGAAGCGGTATCTGATCCGCTACAGGCCAGCTGGCGGCAGCTGGACGGTGCTCATCGACTCCAGTGATTACTATGCCAGAGCGACAACTCACACGGCTGCCGGGGTGCTTAATCCCGATCTGTCCTATGAGGTGGAGCTGACGGTGGTGGACGCCTTTGCATCCGCCGTGAAGACAGAGTTGGTTCCGTCAGCGTTTGAGCTGCTTAACTTCCACGCCGGTGGCCGGGCAATGGCCATCGGTAAGGTTTCGGAGATCCCGGACGCATTGGAAATCGCGCTGCCGATCTACATCGGCGGGATCCAGTCATACATGGTGACAGACTCAGGATCCAATGCAAGCGGATCTTACATCAAGCTGGGCGACGGCACCATGATCTGCTGGGGCGCTGTTGACTACAACATACCGGACATGACACAGATCGGCGGAGTATGGGGCCACACATCAACCGCCATGGCCGCTGTGACGTTCCCTGTAGCGTTTGTGACTTCTCCGGTGATTAACTTATCGACTAACATCGGAGAGTCCTTAAACTGCGCTCTGCGGGACTTCACACTAGCCAGTTTCACGTGGCGACTTTATACGACCGTCCCGATGACGGCAGGACAAACAAAAAAACTCTACTACCAGGCCATTGGCCGGTGGAAACTATAA
- a CDS encoding DNA-packaging protein: protein MLDNVKENLRIRHSALDSEVADTIDAARSDLERVGVRWSDYDPLILQAVKLYCRWSFNFENQADRYLRAYEDLRDSMSLDSTRRQADV from the coding sequence ATGCTTGATAACGTTAAAGAAAATTTGAGGATCAGGCATTCGGCGCTTGATTCCGAGGTGGCGGACACAATTGATGCTGCCAGATCAGACCTTGAGCGAGTTGGAGTTCGCTGGTCTGACTACGATCCATTGATATTGCAGGCAGTGAAGCTATATTGCAGGTGGTCGTTTAATTTTGAAAACCAGGCAGACCGCTATTTAAGAGCTTACGAGGACCTGCGGGACAGCATGAGCCTTGACTCAACAAGGAGACAGGCTGATGTATAG
- a CDS encoding phage head closure protein, whose translation MYSEILTLLKVTETVDEYGDMVKAKTSREVYARLDRVYLSEAIQGQAQGFKPEHRFTLSDYYDYDGEQEVIYDGKLYKVLSTMRKGIEVELVVYGGVNIGQT comes from the coding sequence ATGTATAGTGAAATTTTAACCCTCTTGAAAGTCACTGAGACAGTAGACGAGTATGGCGACATGGTCAAGGCCAAGACATCCAGAGAGGTGTATGCACGGCTTGATCGGGTGTACCTATCAGAGGCAATCCAAGGGCAGGCGCAAGGCTTTAAGCCGGAGCATCGCTTCACGCTGTCCGATTACTACGACTATGACGGCGAACAGGAAGTTATCTACGACGGGAAGCTCTATAAAGTACTGAGTACCATGAGAAAAGGTATCGAGGTGGAGCTTGTGGTGTACGGAGGTGTAAACATTGGCCAAACCTAA
- a CDS encoding phage baseplate upper protein → MDNRQIIFKNHPVKSSEKLMRDFPAQVCYTNDKLTAQLVFEISDCTEAELAGLTASIMIFMKDGSFFQDSAVIDAPNKKITYVMLENQVAHAGDARASLVLTGGSQGWGGPDRNFTVISDLGQRVATEVMIKDWTMLTAEARAYLDEFAANEITRQQTAAAAESARAQTFTTNEAARQSNFEANEATRQDGEDTRLTAEQGRVTAEQGRATAETGRVNSESSRVTAEQGRTTAEQGRVSAESARVTAEQGRAAALAAKADKTYTDTELAKKADKAEIEAARGSEATLGARLDGLTQDYTQHKLEYVDLKGVNDGVVIPEKTSFFNIDKAINKFNPANQTDLAITKSSLIYSNGSITEYNEDYWVSAPIYLEGGKVYTMTNPVASDQDSTLLGAIFDITGNYVRGVSPTNYTVVGNSVTFDMPVNGAYIRTTVYGAKFSTPIAERLTAFNAQFMVVEGSTFPAYTPYYPTTYKIKSEHIEQPSTAFKPIFLSLNTDIINVISKYGTNTDLRVVIKKKGPNNIFDFYRWYKIGNPNTAPSTDIEAGVQFAENSSDFFGPFQVMVTTNADGDNKDVNGNYLPRFTGGNHSYNNTATAFTDRYKLYADGKEVSDGFNGYCNFIDIIWVNKVQAYNTTKIDGTGRVVLTEKIHLHFDGFEWSVENEITGLETIGFMFYYGLQAFVKNFSKTAVYFCGSRVNRFANNVGVGDVNSGDKNCVAIKSIGTTDTLEFGIDNTFDLGTFKNSIYDYSAHGGYEKCYFDLIEQTPSNKIILNVNDKMGYRGYYKFYPTI, encoded by the coding sequence ATGGACAACAGGCAAATTATTTTTAAAAATCATCCGGTGAAAAGCTCAGAGAAGCTGATGCGGGACTTCCCCGCCCAGGTATGCTACACCAATGACAAGCTGACGGCTCAGCTTGTTTTTGAGATCTCAGACTGTACAGAGGCAGAACTGGCCGGCCTGACCGCCTCGATCATGATCTTTATGAAAGACGGATCTTTTTTCCAGGACAGCGCCGTGATCGACGCTCCGAACAAAAAGATCACTTATGTCATGCTTGAAAATCAAGTAGCCCACGCCGGCGATGCCAGGGCGAGCCTCGTACTGACCGGCGGATCACAAGGATGGGGCGGACCGGATAGAAACTTTACCGTCATTTCCGATCTGGGCCAGAGAGTCGCCACCGAAGTCATGATTAAAGACTGGACGATGCTCACCGCAGAGGCAAGGGCGTACTTGGACGAGTTCGCCGCCAACGAAATCACCCGTCAGCAGACCGCAGCCGCCGCTGAATCCGCACGGGCACAGACCTTCACGACCAACGAAGCGGCACGGCAGTCAAACTTTGAGGCTAACGAAGCCACAAGGCAAGACGGAGAAGATACAAGGCTGACGGCCGAACAGGGTAGGGTTACCGCAGAACAGGGCAGAGCGACCGCCGAAACCGGCCGGGTAAACTCTGAATCATCCAGGGTGACGGCTGAGCAGGGACGCACAACCGCAGAGCAAGGAAGGGTTAGCGCTGAATCCGCACGGGTGACAGCGGAGCAGGGCAGAGCTGCTGCACTGGCAGCAAAGGCGGATAAGACGTACACCGATACGGAATTGGCGAAGAAGGCAGATAAGGCGGAAATAGAAGCCGCCAGAGGTTCTGAAGCGACACTTGGGGCAAGGCTGGATGGATTAACACAGGACTATACTCAACATAAGTTAGAGTATGTTGACTTAAAAGGAGTTAATGATGGGGTAGTAATCCCTGAAAAGACTTCATTTTTTAATATTGACAAAGCAATCAATAAATTTAATCCTGCCAACCAAACTGATTTAGCAATAACCAAAAGTTCGCTTATTTACAGTAATGGCTCAATTACGGAATATAATGAGGATTATTGGGTTTCTGCACCAATATACCTTGAGGGTGGAAAGGTATACACCATGACTAATCCAGTAGCTTCGGATCAAGATTCAACCCTTCTCGGAGCGATATTTGACATCACTGGTAATTATGTTCGAGGGGTATCCCCAACGAATTATACAGTAGTAGGAAATAGCGTTACATTCGATATGCCAGTTAATGGCGCATATATTAGAACCACTGTATACGGAGCAAAATTTTCAACGCCTATTGCAGAAAGGCTTACTGCTTTCAATGCTCAATTCATGGTAGTGGAAGGTAGTACATTCCCTGCTTATACTCCGTATTACCCAACGACATACAAGATCAAAAGCGAACACATTGAACAGCCTTCAACAGCATTTAAACCTATATTTCTATCATTAAATACAGATATTATCAATGTAATATCTAAATATGGGACTAACACTGACCTAAGAGTAGTAATCAAAAAAAAGGGACCAAACAACATATTTGACTTTTACAGGTGGTACAAGATTGGAAATCCAAACACTGCCCCTTCAACTGATATTGAGGCAGGTGTTCAATTTGCAGAAAATAGTTCTGATTTCTTTGGTCCATTTCAGGTCATGGTTACAACTAATGCAGACGGTGACAACAAAGATGTCAATGGGAATTACCTACCGCGTTTCACAGGTGGGAATCATAGCTATAACAACACCGCAACAGCTTTCACTGACCGTTATAAATTATATGCAGATGGTAAAGAGGTGTCTGATGGGTTTAACGGGTATTGTAACTTTATAGACATTATATGGGTGAACAAGGTGCAAGCCTATAACACAACAAAGATAGATGGTACAGGCAGAGTAGTATTGACCGAAAAGATACACCTTCATTTTGATGGTTTCGAATGGAGTGTAGAAAATGAAATTACAGGATTAGAAACAATTGGGTTCATGTTTTACTATGGGTTACAAGCTTTTGTTAAAAATTTTAGCAAAACTGCTGTATATTTTTGCGGTAGTAGAGTAAACAGATTTGCTAACAACGTAGGTGTTGGAGATGTTAATAGTGGTGATAAAAATTGTGTTGCAATTAAATCAATCGGTACAACTGATACCTTAGAATTTGGGATAGACAACACTTTCGATTTAGGAACATTTAAGAACTCAATCTATGACTATTCTGCCCATGGTGGATATGAAAAATGCTATTTTGACTTAATAGAGCAAACTCCATCTAATAAAATAATATTGAACGTAAATGATAAAATGGGTTATAGAGGATATTATAAATTCTATCCGACTATTTAG
- a CDS encoding phage portal protein, with protein MGLFDKFFPKQNTTQAQEAQTAAYFQTLTGYTPAFTTYQGGLYEMDLTRSIIRTFARHCGKLKPEVNGSGNEVLARNLQNKPNPYQTTPQMLERLATIYEMHNTAFLVPLEDSLGKVTGVFPIMPQSAELKEYNGKLFLVYHFGAGRASIEFDRVGVIVQDQYKDDFFGDDNSAMDSTLSMIHAQHEGIVEGIKQSAHIRFIAKLAQTLKGHDIEETRKRFISENLTTESGGGVIMYDNKLESVTPIESKPWMVDAEQMAQIKSNAFNYFGCNENILQNNFTSDQWNAYYEGKIEPFAIKTSIALTYMHFTERERAHGNNIILTANRLQYLSNEEKLATVTQLFDRGMLMTDEGLDIFNMAPLPDGKGQKRFIRKEYVEYNELTKEDEKEDIIPIVEMTSDDPPDEDAIQPDDDEEEPDET; from the coding sequence ATGGGACTTTTCGATAAGTTTTTTCCAAAACAAAACACAACCCAAGCCCAGGAAGCCCAGACGGCTGCCTACTTTCAGACACTGACTGGCTATACCCCGGCGTTCACGACATATCAGGGCGGGTTATATGAGATGGACCTGACAAGATCTATCATCCGGACATTTGCCAGACACTGCGGAAAGTTAAAACCGGAAGTCAATGGATCCGGAAACGAAGTACTTGCAAGAAATCTGCAAAACAAGCCAAATCCATACCAAACGACGCCGCAGATGTTGGAGCGACTGGCCACGATCTATGAGATGCATAATACCGCGTTCCTGGTACCGCTCGAAGACTCACTGGGGAAAGTGACTGGTGTATTTCCAATCATGCCGCAGTCAGCAGAACTTAAGGAGTACAATGGCAAGCTATTTCTTGTTTATCATTTCGGGGCTGGGCGGGCATCGATTGAGTTTGACCGAGTCGGCGTGATCGTCCAGGACCAGTACAAAGATGATTTCTTTGGTGACGACAATAGCGCAATGGATTCCACGCTATCAATGATCCATGCGCAGCATGAAGGGATCGTCGAGGGGATCAAGCAGTCGGCGCATATACGCTTCATCGCAAAGTTGGCTCAAACATTAAAAGGACACGACATTGAGGAAACCAGGAAACGATTCATCTCAGAGAATCTGACCACAGAGTCCGGCGGTGGAGTCATCATGTATGACAATAAGCTGGAGAGTGTCACTCCGATTGAGTCGAAGCCGTGGATGGTCGACGCGGAACAGATGGCCCAAATAAAATCCAATGCATTCAACTATTTTGGATGCAACGAAAACATACTCCAAAACAACTTTACGTCCGATCAGTGGAATGCTTACTACGAGGGCAAGATCGAACCGTTCGCGATTAAGACATCAATCGCTCTCACCTACATGCATTTCACTGAAAGAGAACGGGCCCATGGGAATAACATCATCCTGACGGCAAACCGTCTTCAGTACTTGTCCAACGAGGAGAAGCTGGCCACGGTTACGCAGCTCTTCGACAGAGGCATGCTGATGACCGACGAGGGCCTGGATATTTTCAACATGGCACCGTTACCTGATGGCAAGGGCCAGAAGCGCTTCATCCGGAAAGAGTACGTGGAGTACAACGAGCTAACGAAGGAAGACGAAAAGGAAGACATTATCCCAATTGTTGAGATGACAAGTGATGATCCGCCGGATGAGGACGCTATTCAACCGGATGATGATGAGGAGGAACCAGATGAAACTTAA
- a CDS encoding HK97 family phage prohead protease gives MNKGLKEKLTENRQFRTIGSVDMPKKENRFGSENYVEGYATTFQPYVLYEDEDGPIYEKFSKETFIGTDMGDVIFQYNHEGKVYARQSNGTLAIEIDDHGMKIMADLSKSQSARDLYEEIQNGLTTKMSWGFRLGEYEYNKETRTITHKSVKKIYDVSAVSIPANDGTEISARSLVDGEIQKIMEESQKREALLLSLEIELEGVK, from the coding sequence GTGAACAAGGGATTAAAAGAAAAGCTGACGGAGAACCGGCAATTCCGGACAATTGGCAGCGTAGACATGCCAAAGAAAGAAAACCGGTTCGGATCTGAAAATTATGTGGAAGGATATGCAACGACATTCCAGCCGTATGTACTTTACGAAGACGAGGATGGACCGATCTACGAAAAGTTCTCAAAAGAAACATTCATCGGAACAGATATGGGCGATGTTATTTTTCAGTACAACCATGAGGGCAAAGTATATGCGCGGCAGTCCAACGGCACTCTGGCCATTGAGATCGATGACCACGGCATGAAAATCATGGCAGACCTTTCCAAATCACAATCTGCCAGGGATCTTTACGAGGAAATTCAAAACGGGTTGACAACAAAGATGAGCTGGGGATTCCGACTTGGTGAATATGAGTACAACAAAGAGACCAGAACTATAACACACAAAAGCGTCAAGAAAATCTATGACGTGTCTGCCGTTTCCATCCCTGCCAATGATGGCACCGAGATTAGCGCGAGGTCTTTAGTGGACGGAGAGATCCAAAAGATCATGGAGGAGAGCCAAAAGCGCGAGGCATTACTACTGTCACTTGAAATTGAACTTGAAGGAGTAAAATAA
- a CDS encoding phage tail protein, protein MYTIKLDGALLWDPRVPELRIINPKVNCEINRAGTLEFIAPAAHPLYTHIKKMKSIVEVYQDESMIFRGRPLTDNRDFLNNKQVICEGDLAFFNDSVIRPYTYNGSIIGYLQMILDAHNAQVDPEKRFSLGSVTVTDPNNYITRSSINPVNAWPELDAKLLNLLGGYLIIRHEGGVHYLDYLADSPYLNDQTVEIGSNLLDVTQQSAAGGIITALIPYGAKILDGEGKETGERQTISIVNGGVDYLYSQTAVDNYGWIFGSKTWDDVNDPSNLVTKAAQELAVRTALGTSVEIKAVDLSMLNPDIDKIRFFQYVPVKSPGHGIDTIALITKLSLDLTSPQNNLLTFGFDQKSLTDQKVSADKVLRQIEADYVTNEAVTVVRDSIVSLASAIIQTAEEIKTEVSRTYTSQDAFSSYQQALATRLIQDAEKFDFQFTEMQKSIETVDGKQVAKFNEISKHITFDSGDIILKATSSDPNVNTRISLLISRNRISFLDNGAEVAYISDNKLYIYDGHFINSLRVGNFSFRPRSNGSLSFGRVV, encoded by the coding sequence ATGTACACCATCAAGCTTGACGGCGCTCTCCTATGGGATCCTCGGGTCCCGGAGCTGCGGATCATCAACCCAAAAGTTAACTGTGAGATAAACCGGGCAGGCACGCTGGAGTTTATCGCTCCGGCTGCTCACCCGCTTTACACGCACATCAAAAAAATGAAATCTATCGTCGAAGTATACCAGGACGAATCCATGATTTTCAGAGGCCGACCGCTCACTGATAACAGAGATTTTCTAAATAACAAACAGGTCATCTGTGAAGGTGACCTTGCTTTTTTCAACGACTCGGTGATCCGGCCATACACCTATAACGGATCGATCATCGGTTACCTGCAGATGATCCTTGACGCCCACAATGCACAGGTGGATCCGGAAAAGCGTTTTTCACTTGGATCCGTCACGGTGACAGATCCCAACAACTACATCACCCGGTCGAGCATCAACCCGGTCAACGCATGGCCGGAGCTGGACGCAAAACTTTTAAACCTTCTCGGTGGATATCTCATCATCCGGCATGAAGGTGGCGTCCACTACCTGGACTATCTGGCAGACTCTCCATACCTGAACGATCAGACGGTGGAGATCGGTTCCAACCTGCTGGACGTCACCCAGCAAAGCGCAGCCGGCGGCATCATCACGGCGCTGATCCCGTACGGTGCAAAAATACTGGACGGAGAAGGCAAAGAAACCGGAGAACGACAGACCATCTCCATCGTTAATGGCGGAGTGGATTATCTCTACAGTCAGACGGCCGTTGACAACTATGGCTGGATCTTTGGATCCAAGACATGGGATGACGTGAATGATCCGTCAAATCTTGTGACCAAGGCGGCGCAGGAGCTTGCTGTAAGGACAGCTCTTGGCACCTCCGTGGAGATCAAGGCGGTGGATCTGTCCATGCTCAACCCTGATATCGACAAGATCCGGTTTTTTCAGTACGTTCCGGTGAAAAGCCCCGGACACGGCATTGATACCATCGCACTGATTACAAAGCTGTCCCTGGATCTGACCAGCCCACAGAATAATCTATTGACTTTTGGTTTTGATCAAAAGAGCCTGACAGACCAGAAAGTTTCCGCAGATAAGGTGCTCCGGCAGATTGAAGCGGACTATGTCACTAATGAGGCGGTCACGGTTGTCCGGGATTCCATCGTGTCACTGGCATCGGCCATCATCCAGACAGCCGAAGAGATCAAAACGGAAGTGTCGAGGACTTACACAAGTCAAGATGCCTTTTCCAGCTACCAGCAAGCACTGGCCACCAGGCTGATACAGGACGCTGAAAAGTTTGATTTTCAATTCACTGAAATGCAAAAAAGCATCGAGACGGTGGACGGAAAGCAAGTCGCAAAATTCAACGAAATTTCAAAGCACATAACCTTCGACTCCGGCGACATCATCCTGAAAGCCACCAGCTCAGATCCTAACGTCAACACCCGGATCAGCCTGCTCATCAGCCGAAACCGGATTAGTTTCCTGGATAACGGGGCGGAAGTCGCATATATCAGCGATAACAAGCTTTATATCTATGACGGACACTTTATCAACTCTCTGCGAGTCGGAAATTTCAGTTTCCGGCCACGATCTAACGGATCGCTATCATTTGGGAGGGTAGTATAA
- a CDS encoding PIN domain-containing protein gives MAANIIFPENITSHPGISDVVVDTNVFIDILDGQSYHQQNAVDLISNLTSSNINMYITQTIQHELMDIIQRVYTQDLAIQYNISIGNYKGNQGFKKLQKELEIRCPNYFQTVAANRDAAMSDILSMVDVLENPTDYCTRVMTLQKQFNGCVEVSDTGIVLTAFEYGINTIATGDFGYSKINGINVIPIKKGGYKNHVGSSILIPFKP, from the coding sequence ATGGCTGCAAATATTATTTTTCCAGAAAACATAACTTCTCATCCTGGAATATCGGATGTTGTAGTGGATACTAACGTGTTTATCGATATTCTTGACGGGCAGTCTTATCATCAACAAAATGCTGTAGATCTAATCAGTAATTTGACTTCGAGCAACATTAACATGTACATTACTCAAACTATTCAACATGAATTGATGGATATTATACAGAGGGTTTATACTCAAGATTTAGCAATTCAATACAATATTTCGATTGGAAACTATAAAGGTAACCAAGGATTCAAGAAGCTTCAGAAAGAATTAGAAATCCGCTGCCCCAATTACTTTCAAACGGTTGCTGCAAATAGGGACGCGGCTATGTCTGATATACTATCCATGGTAGATGTTTTAGAGAATCCAACGGATTATTGTACACGGGTCATGACACTACAAAAGCAGTTTAATGGTTGTGTTGAAGTTAGTGATACTGGAATTGTTCTTACGGCATTTGAATATGGGATTAACACCATAGCAACTGGTGATTTCGGTTACTCAAAAATAAATGGGATAAATGTCATACCTATAAAAAAGGGAGGGTATAAAAATCACGTAGGTTCAAGTATTCTTATTCCTTTTAAGCCGTAG
- a CDS encoding phage major capsid protein → MNLEAIIARMKEIQAELAKPEANVSELRAEFDKLKADKEKLEKDDVDRAKLLDDIANHGIGVTIRKFDPTEESKSALDVMRSATYKNAFIKDLLEQDLTTEERTAMDAVTRAFIHTTANTAAVIPEELQNKIYSTMEESHPLMADVQILRTGTVMTIVKHTAIVAGDAANVAEGVANADEQNTFVNVTLSGKDISKHVDYSYRLGKMAIPAFEAYLVKEIGDRIGSKWSANIVAQIKSDLAAANKINVATAGTLVIADFLNGLSKLKGVAKANVYVNGPTLWGKVYPMKGADGLQAFIPNYADNLSGVVLGKAVKQEDSLADNEVLILDPGQYIENVVQDLLIERDKDIKTHVYTISGIVISGGSMTNDKAGVLITIGTGA, encoded by the coding sequence ATGAATTTAGAAGCAATCATCGCAAGAATGAAAGAGATCCAGGCCGAACTGGCCAAGCCGGAAGCCAACGTTTCCGAACTGAGAGCCGAATTCGACAAGCTCAAGGCTGACAAGGAAAAACTTGAGAAAGATGATGTCGATCGCGCTAAGTTGCTCGACGACATTGCCAACCATGGTATCGGCGTAACCATCAGGAAGTTTGATCCGACTGAAGAAAGCAAGTCAGCCTTGGATGTCATGCGGTCTGCAACCTACAAAAACGCCTTCATCAAGGATCTGCTTGAGCAGGACCTGACCACTGAAGAGCGTACTGCCATGGATGCCGTCACCCGTGCGTTCATCCACACCACGGCCAACACCGCCGCAGTCATCCCTGAAGAGCTGCAGAACAAGATCTACTCCACCATGGAAGAATCCCACCCCCTGATGGCCGACGTTCAGATCCTGCGCACTGGTACCGTCATGACCATCGTCAAACACACTGCAATCGTCGCTGGAGATGCTGCGAACGTGGCTGAAGGCGTAGCCAATGCGGACGAACAGAACACCTTCGTCAACGTTACTCTGTCCGGCAAGGACATCTCCAAGCATGTTGACTACTCCTACAGACTGGGCAAGATGGCTATCCCAGCCTTCGAAGCTTACCTGGTCAAAGAGATCGGTGATCGGATCGGTTCCAAGTGGTCCGCCAATATCGTAGCCCAGATTAAATCTGACCTTGCTGCTGCCAATAAGATCAATGTTGCCACCGCTGGGACTCTGGTCATCGCGGACTTCCTGAATGGCCTGAGCAAGCTCAAGGGTGTTGCCAAAGCCAATGTCTACGTCAATGGCCCTACTCTCTGGGGAAAGGTTTACCCGATGAAGGGCGCTGATGGACTACAGGCTTTTATTCCAAACTATGCAGACAATCTGTCCGGCGTAGTCCTGGGCAAAGCGGTCAAGCAGGAAGACTCCCTGGCTGACAATGAAGTGCTGATCCTTGATCCGGGCCAGTACATCGAAAACGTTGTGCAGGACCTGCTCATCGAGCGGGACAAGGACATCAAGACCCACGTCTATACGATCTCCGGTATTGTCATTTCTGGTGGATCCATGACAAATGACAAGGCCGGCGTCCTTATCACCATTGGAACTGGGGCTTAA
- a CDS encoding N-acetylmuramoyl-L-alanine amidase: MKTVFFLPGHGGDPDSDRGFDGAGREEHEGINNWLTSKLMQEYLESKYIVTVYNSRPKVDDYPTIAEACAMHKDVDLVYSFHSNASLDKTVRGTEMWIATGNAVTSQMAVELATETAKLFGHRNRGVKDGKDYKVIKHAKANGAKMAIMAESGFHSNPTDADILVGKRVQIAELQAEIIAKHLKLEVKPVEKRELDTAEKWAVDNGIMRNEKWNEPATRSQMAWWLFDLVKKWKKGELK; this comes from the coding sequence ATGAAAACAGTATTTTTTCTTCCCGGCCACGGCGGCGATCCTGATTCCGACCGTGGTTTTGACGGGGCTGGCAGAGAAGAACACGAGGGCATCAACAACTGGTTGACCTCGAAACTGATGCAGGAGTACTTGGAAAGCAAGTACATCGTCACGGTGTACAATAGCCGCCCGAAGGTTGATGACTATCCGACCATTGCAGAAGCTTGTGCCATGCATAAAGATGTTGACCTGGTTTACTCTTTTCACTCCAATGCATCGCTTGATAAGACAGTCAGAGGCACGGAAATGTGGATTGCAACAGGCAATGCAGTCACGTCACAGATGGCGGTGGAGCTGGCGACAGAAACAGCGAAGCTTTTCGGACACCGTAACCGTGGCGTAAAGGACGGCAAGGACTACAAGGTCATCAAACACGCCAAAGCCAATGGCGCAAAAATGGCAATCATGGCAGAAAGCGGCTTTCACTCGAACCCAACGGACGCTGACATTTTGGTCGGCAAACGTGTGCAAATCGCCGAACTGCAAGCCGAAATCATTGCAAAACACCTGAAATTGGAGGTAAAGCCTGTGGAAAAAAGAGAACTCGACACCGCTGAAAAATGGGCGGTTGATAACGGGATCATGAGAAACGAGAAATGGAACGAACCGGCTACACGGTCACAGATGGCATGGTGGCTGTTCGACCTCGTGAAAAAGTGGAAGAAAGGGGAGCTGAAATAA